The following proteins are encoded in a genomic region of Salvia splendens isolate huo1 unplaced genomic scaffold, SspV2 ctg687, whole genome shotgun sequence:
- the LOC121790970 gene encoding pentatricopeptide repeat-containing protein At2g13600-like → MFNTLFSTNARKNLKAFTRRTVSLLEICTNERLINHGNALHCQLIKMGLSSHKYIAVKLLIMYLESRKSNEINQMLKEFDGFNLVVHNCLITANLQWGDAANACQLFDEMPERNEVSWTSLISGLLKQGKVDEAMHYFERNPFSDVFSWTAVISGLVHNRLSFRGMVMFKEMLRVSVLPNDVTFTSVMKGCVELGDFGLGMSVLGLIVNLGFEGNVCVLNSLVTFFLRLGRIEFARKTFDMMEVKDVVSWTTMLDMYVEMGEMGEARRVFDEMPERNEVAWSAMIARLSQSGDWEEAARLFEEMVRCGFKPNISCYSSVISALASLKALQGGRSIHGLMLKSGVDMNVFVGCSLIDLYCKCGSSDDGRLVFDALPHKNVVCWNSMVSGYSSNGMISEAMEVFNRMPQRNNVSWNSLIAGHSGVEDFDEAFEVFHRMILCGEQPSKFSFSSILRVCASLASLERGKYAHTKALKLGFQCDIFVDTALLDMYAKSGEITSSVRIFNRMKNKNDVVWTAMIQGLAENGFAEESLQRFEEMGTASSVAPNELIFLSVLFACSHSGLVEKGLAYFDSMEKVYGIRPNQRHYTCVVDMLSRAGRLREAEEFIASMPCEPEANAWSALLSGCRTYGDEELGSRASVKLAELAEAKPGAYVLLSNSYASGGRWVDAMNMRDVMSRKGIKKSGGCSWMELRNRVHLFYSQDETHDQWREMQWILQLLNTERESYF, encoded by the coding sequence ATGTTCAACACTCTGTTTTCGACTAATGCAAGAAAAAACTTGAAAGCATTCACTCGAAGAACCGTTTCTCTGCTGGAAATCTGCACAAACGAGAGGTTAATCAACCATGGAAACGCCTTACACTGCCAATTAATCAAAATGGGACTCTCCTCCCACAAATACATCGCCGTTAAATTGCTGATCATGTATTTAGAGTCGAGGAAATCGAATGAGATTAATCAGATGCTGAAGGAGTTTGACGGCTTCAATTTAGTTGTCCACAACTGTTTAATCACCGCTAATCTTCAATGGGGCGATGCGGCTAATGCGTGCCAATTGTTCGACGAAATGCCTGAGAGAAATGAGGTTTCTTGGACCTCACTGATTTCTGGATTACTGAAGCAGGGAAAAGTGGATGAAGCGATGCATTACTTTGAGAGGAACCCGTTTTCGGATGTGTTTTCATGGACTGCGGTGATAAGTGGGCTTGTTCATAACCGGCTGAGTTTTCGAGGAATGGTGATGTTTAAGGAAATGCTTCGAGTTAGTGTTTTGCCTAATGATGTTACTTTTACTTCTGTGATGAAGGGTTGTGTCGAATTGGGGGATTTTGGATTGGGGATGAGTGTTTTGGGGTTGATTGTGAATCTTGGTTTTGAGGGAAATGTGTGTGTGTTGAATTCTCTGGTTACCTTTTTTCTGAGGTTGGGACGCATTGAATTTGCGAGGAAGACATTTGATATGATGGAAGTGAAAGATGTTGTTTCGTGGACGACGATGCTGGACATGTACGTTGAGATGGGCGAAATGGGAGAGGCGCGACGTGTGTTTGATGAGATGCCGGAGAGGAATGAAGTTGCGTGGAGTGCTATGATAGCGAGATTGAGCCAGAGTGGTGACTGGGAGGAGGCGGCAAGGCTGTTCGAGGAGATGGTTCGTTGTGGCTTCAAGCCGAATATCTCTTGCTATTCTAGTGTGATCAGTGCATTGGCTAGCTTAAAGGCTTTGCAAGGTGGAAGGAGCATTCATGGACTTATGTTGAAGAGTGGTGTGGATATGAACGTTTTTGTTGGTTGCTCGCTTATCGACTTGTACTGTAAATGTGGGAGTAGTGACGATGGGCGTTTGGTGTTTGATGCACTTCCACACAAGAATGTTGTGTGTTGGAACTCGATGGTGTCTGGTTACAGTTCGAATGGCATGATTTCGGAAGCTATGGAGGTGTTTAACCGCATGCCTCAGAGGAATAACGTGTCTTGGAACTCGTTGATCGCAGGCCATTCAGGTGTGGAGGATTTTGATGAGGCGTTTGAGGTCTTCCACCGGATGATCTTGTGTGGAGAGCAACCGAGTAAGTTCTCTTTCTCGAGCATATTAAGAGTTTGCGCGAGCTTGGCCTCGTTGGAGAGAGGCAAGTATGCACACACGAAAGCCCTCAAACTTGGCTTTCAGTGTGATATCTTTGTTGACACCGCGCTCTTAGACATGTACGCGAAATCTGGAGAAATCACAAGCTCTGTGAGGATCTTTAACCGGATGAAAAACAAGAACGACGTCGTCTGGACAGCTATGATCCAAGGGCTTGCTGAGAACGGATTCGCAGAGGAATCGCTTCAACGCTTCGAAGAAATGGGAACCGCCTCATCTGTCGCGCCAAATGAGCTCATATTTTTGTCAGTGTTGTTTGCTTGCTCTCATTCTGGTCTTGTCGAAAAAGGGCTTGCTTACTTCGACTCGATGGAGAAGGTCTACGGAATCAGGCCGAACCAGAGGCACTATACGTGTGTTGTGGACATGCTGTCTCGAGCAGGGCGTCTCCGTGAGGCGGAGGAGTTCATAGCGAGCATGCCATGTGAACCTGAGGCGAACGCGTGGTCTGCTCTGCTCAGCGGCTGCAGAACCTATGGGGACGAGGAGTTGGGCTCGAGGGCGTCTGTGAAGCTCGCAGAGCTTGCGGAGGCGAAGCCTGGGGCGTATGTCCTCCTGTCGAATAGCTATGCTTCGGGAGGGCGATGGGTCGATGCGATGAACATGAGAGACGTGATGAGCCGGAAGGGGATCAAGAAGAGTGGGGGTTGCAGTTGGATGGAGCTGAGAAACAGAGTGCATCTGTTTTATTCACAGGATGAAACTCATGATCAATGGAGAGAAATGCAATGGATTTTGCAGCTGTTGAATACTGAAAGAGAATCATATTTTTGA
- the LOC121790969 gene encoding putative late blight resistance protein homolog R1A-10: MAVDGPAAWTAGPSDTTKPNPDFLDCYISPFAESHEADPLERRIADAVYAAEDVIESHIVDQIHSGSTIVADHDFYHNLQKVIEEMDLINKEVKSIPVEAQTKQKPVAALAASSPTVKESVIVGSDEVFHDVLDKLTSHQLNRQIIPITGMGGIGKTTLAMNLFENALVKERFDIRAWTTISQTYNVRESLREVLYRASGRESSSDLSEDQLGQNLYQFLFGRRYLVIMDDMWSIEAWEKIKFLFPDNQNGSRIIVTTRLSDLSSQLNESCIVGMKFLDETSSWDLFCKTVFGKESCPIELENIGKNIVANCKGLPLSIATIGGLLAKSERTKECWERIEQNLNSIVINTNDGFCLKILRMSYIYLPNYLKPCFLYMGVFEEDDRIRVSMLVKLWVSEGFLKPRSGKCLETLAREYFMELVDRNLVLVDELGSTGNVKYCKIHDLLRDLCLKEAEKERFYHVIGDDPPASISERRVVLKTAGLLGSLSHTRSIICQYDETASEDDKVLLSRGLRLLRTFRACDFESYSSENVFGLVNSRYLAISVHDESEFSSSIDLLWNLQTLIVSCWKYVRVPNEIWKLHQLRHLEFPEGELILPNPASEDSEIVIMENLQTLKGVEDLLLNEEVVKRIPNVKKLHLIYPSDQMEGENCLSYLQCFSKLESLCCLTSNQSGDFWMRINFPNSIKKLVVANILEDILPKIGSLPFLEKLILRNGVFRTGKWETIEGQFQKLKFLLLWFCEGLVNWIVSDSSHFPLLQELSLDHLSELEEIPSEVGEIATLKSISLNYCSEAVVESAKKIEKEREDLYGEQLDLRVRYKKMPKTVMAMGRCDEDERRDEPEGDQEEWGLQNCANIIYESRSCTVLSEV, translated from the exons ATGGCGGTGGATGGGCCAGCTGCGTGGACTGCCGGTCCAAGCGACACGACAAAGCCCAATCCG GATTTTCTTGATTGCTATATTTCCCCTTTTGCTGAGAGCCACGAAGCTGATCCATTGGAGCGTCGCATTGCTGATGCAGTTTACGCGGCTGAGGATGTTATCGAATCCCATATTGTGGATCAAATTCACAGTGGATCCACAATCGTTGCAGATCATGACTTCTATCACAATCTACAGAAAGTGATAGAAGAAATGGATCTGATCAACAAAGAGGTGAAGAGCATTCCAGTTGAAGCTCAGACCAAGCAGAAACCCGTTGCTGCCTTGGCGGCGTCTTCTCCTACTGTGAAAGAAAGCGTGATCGTGGGCTCTGACGAAGTGTTTCATGATGTGTTGGATAAGCTCACCAGTCATCAACTCAACCGCCAGATCATCCCCATCACGGGGATGGGTGGCATTGGTAAGACCACTCTTGCCATGAATCTATTTGAGAATGCACTTGTTAAGGAGCGTTTTGATATTCGTGCTTGGACTACAATTTCTCAAACTTATAATGTTAGAGAATCACTTAGAGAAGTTCTTTATCGAGCTAGTGGACGAGAGTCAAGTAGTGATTTGAGTGAGGATCAATTGGGACAAAACCTATACCAGTTTTTGTTCGGTAGGAGATATCTCGTAATAATGGATGATATGTGGAGCATAGAGGCGTGGGAGAAGATAAAATTTCTCTTTCCTGATAACCAAAATGGAAGTCGAATAATCGTAACAACTAGGCTGTCAGACTTGAGTTCTCAATTGAACGAGTCTTGTATAGTGGGCATGAAATTTCTAGATGAGACTAGTAGTTGGGATTTATTTTGTAAGACAGTGTTTGGGAAAGAAAGTTGTCCAATTGAGTTGGAGAATATTGGAAAGAATATTGTAGCAAATTGTAAAGGACTTCCTTTATCAATTGCTACAATAGGAGGTCTTTTGGCAAAATCTGAGCGCACAAAAGAATGTTGGGAGCGTATAGAGCAAAATTTGAATTCGATTGTTATTAACACTAATGATGGATTTTGCTTGAAAATATTGAGGATGAGCTATATCTATCTGCCAAACTACTTAAAGCCATGCTTTTTGTATATGGGTGTTTTTGAGGAAGACGACCGTATCCGTGTGTCAATGCTTGTGAAGTTATGGGTTTCTGAAGGATTTTTAAAACCAAGGAGTGGAAAATGTTTGGAAACACTTGCACGAGAGTATTTTATGGAATTGGTTGATAGAAATCTCGTTTTAGTTGATGAATTGGGGTCTACTGGAAACGTTAAGTATTGTAAAATTCATGATTTGTTGAGAGATTTGTGTTTAAAAGAAGCTGAAAAGGAAAGATTTTACCATGTCATAGGAGATGATCCTCCGGCCAGTATTAGCGAACGTCGAGTCGTTCTTAAAACTGCAGGGTTGCTAGGATCTTTGTCACATACTCGTTCCATAATATGTCAGTATGACGAAACAGCAAGTGAGGATGATAAAGTTCTGCTGTCTCGCGGTCTTAGATTGTTGAGGACATTCAGGGCATGTGATTTTGAGAGTTATTCCTCAGAAAATGTGTTTGGATTGGTGAACTCACGGTACCTTGCTATCAGTGTTCATGATGAGTCTGAATTCTCTAGTTCAATTGATCTCCTTTGGAATCTACAGACATTGATTGTTAGTTGTTGGAAATATGTTCGTGTACCAAATGAAATTTGGAAACTGCATCAACTTCGGCATCTTGAATTTCCGGAGGGCGAATTGATTCTCCCAAATCCTGCTAGTGAGGATAGTGAGATTGTCATTATGGAGAATCTGCAAACACTCAAAGGAGTTGAGGATTTGTTATTGAATGAGGAGGTGGTTAAAAGAATTCCCAATGTGAAGAAATTGCATTTAATATACCCTTCGGATCAAATGGAGGGAGAAAACTGTCTAAGCTATCTTCAATGCTTCAGTAAATTGGAAAGCTTATGCTGCCTCACCTCTAATCAAAGTGGTGACTTTTGGATGAGGATTAATTTTCCCAACTCTATCAAGAAGTTGGTTGTTGCAAACATTTTGGAAGACATATTGCCTAAAATCGGTTCGTTACCTTTTCTTGAGAAGCTCATATTAAGAAATGGTGTCTTTAGAACCGGCAAGTGGGAAACAATTGAAGGCCAGTTCCAGAAGCTCAAGTTTCTACTGTTGTGGTTTTGTGAAGGTCTAGTAAATTGGATTGTGTCAGACAGCTCCCACTTTCCACTTCTCCAGGAGCTTAGTCTCGATCATTTATCCGAACTCGAAGAAATCCCATCTGAAGTTGGGGAAATAGCAACGCTGAAATCGATTTCGTTGAATTATTGCAGTGAAGCAGTTGTGGAGTCAGccaaaaagatagaaaaagaacGTGAGGATCTATATGGAGAGCAATTAGACCTTCGGGTGCGTTATAAGAAGATGCCGAAAACCGTGATGGCGATGGGTCGATGCGATGAAGACGAGAGACGTGATGAGCCGGAAGGGGATCAAGAAGAGTGGGGGTTGCAGAATTGTGCTAACATTATTTATGAATCAAGAAGTTGCACAGTTTTGAGTGAAGTGTGA